In Pieris brassicae chromosome 12, ilPieBrab1.1, whole genome shotgun sequence, the genomic window CCAATTTGACATCACACACACTACTAcacactttattaatttaataattagtaaaaaagtttatatttaaatgtgtaaaattcGTAAGTCTTAGgatttacatattattgttTCAAATGGGCCAGAGGCTTGAGACGAAATCCCTTTGCTTGAAGCGTGACCAACTAACACCAAACgagtttttatgaaaaagatcACGTGACAAAAAGCGagctaatgtttttttatacaaattcctTTGGCGGTAGTGGAACACGGCTGTCGTAAAGTGATTTTGTTAAGCGCCCGAAGCTAAAAAAACGACAAGCGAGACTGACGCtttgaaaatttgtaatatgGTCATGTTCTTACATATACGACTGCCTACAACAACTATATACAGAAAAGActgtaaatttgttttcttcCTGGCATTGTTCTCTCTTTGAAACAACTGTTTATTGAGATTCTTTTTGTGCAGAAATAAATGCTTTACAAAATCTAGTAATCCgtatcttttatataataattttaattataatatttgaaccTACAGTAGATACATACATAGCACTGATCCATTTTaacccaaaaataaaaacaattattttctaaatatgcTACATAATTATTAGGTATTGGACCCGatttaatacttattttacatattcacggtcattttaataaattaacttacaataatttatgacTATACACAgacaacatatataataattgttgaaTGATGTTATGAAATTACGTGTTTATCTCAAAGAAGTGACTAATATTATACATCAGTTGTCAAATATCATTCTATCAAATGTCAACATCAGTCTGTTATCTGTGGTGAAGACGGGCGTTGTGAGACCGCAACGTGTGCGTCAAGGCCGTCTGAAGCGCGGGAAGTGCGTCTCATCCACGGACCTTGGCGTTCTAAgagaaataaagctttttgaGTAGAGTACAAGACAAGAGCTTGCTTTGTTTCATGGACCATTCTTTTAGTAAATGAAAATGTCAATTCTTCTAATTTATACGAAAGAATTATCGTTATCGCCGGATTGTGATGGAATTCTAGTATTATAGtgaaaaaatctttattaattgGAACTGTGACTCTACTCTCTCCCTCCCTAcctatttaatgtaaatttaccaGAATTTTCTCCTTTCTGATTGATAAGCTGCCGATATTCAGTACTAAGCCTTCGTCTCCCATGTTCATATTTAGCCTCCTTGGCCAATAAAGTTTCCCTTTGTATCTGCGTCTTCAGTTCTGTGGGTATATCTGGTATAAACAGCTGCATCAAACCCGTTAGACCAAATACGACGTGctggaaattaaatatatgtttatctgAGCAACACTAGCAAATTGACTCTGGACATATATTCTTCATAACTTACCtcaaaaacaacaacaaatgCAAGTCTAGCGGCGAATACATGCCAATAGTGGGGGGATAGACCATAAGGATCCTTATGACTGGGGGGGTTACGATATCCCCGATATGCACACGTGGGCGGATCAATTTCAGTCTCATCCGCACCCCAATCTTCGCGATAGTCTGATGTATTGAATACTGAAAAATTGTGAAAAAGATCAAGCCAATCAAACACGGAGTCTTGATTAAGTTAGAGAAAGTAACTGCGTACTtgtgttaaaatatatctttattacgTAATATGTATAGCAAagtcataatattaataataaatagacatGGCAAAgacactatttatttaaaatcaatgtaaAGAAATAGGATAGTGTTTTTGTAACTGGTAATTAAGGTGGTTGCgaactaattaaataagaattataaatCGAAAAATACCAAAGAAAATGCGTGAGTAAGGTCATGCATTGCATTTTCCTAGTGAATTATAATCTAATTATAGATGTCACTGTTCGAGTTTCAAAAAGTTCGACTACTATTGAAGTATCACTTAGATTTACGAACCCTTAAATAAGCTTAGTTATTTCTTgtataagctcatgttttaaaccataaaagtcagttgttactcaacttcaaacaaagtgttttatttatcatatatcTGACACATATCTATAACAACCGGCATCGAGCTCTctgtaacatttaaaaacgtCAGTAATACCAAGCCCAACCTAGCCGAGTATTCGTAGAGCTGGGGCTTGACATGTCAATAGCTCACATTTTATCACGTGACCACTTTAATACAAATTCGTTTCTCGTTAGTTGGTCACGCCTGTCGATAAACGACTTTGTCTCTAGCTTGATGTCGGGATCGTGcgatagaaaaatacattattatgaaGTTACAGATTAAGAGCCTTggtgaaaattattattattttaaatacttacatGACAATGAATGGTCTATATAGCCAGACAGGGTATTATCTGGCGAGTATACATACTTATATACCATCCTAGGTATAAAGTCACTTGTGTAAGCTATAACAAATGCCTGGAAAATTAAAGATCTTTAGTTTcatattaatcatttaaaaatggtTCAGGTTTTTGAGTTATATTGCAAATGgccttttaatatatattattatggatttcattattcataaatttaaagagaTTTCAGTCATGCATCTTTGCGGTGTGCGTCAAGTTTACgctttaagtaaattttgcggtagaaaatatatttttagactaTTCTACTCGCTACTAATAAGGATATGAGAAGTATATAAGTGTTATAAAGTCATTCATTTTCTAACTTACATTGGAAACAACTGCTGCGTATGTAATCCCTTTTAAAATTCCATACCTGAAAAAAGATCGAAAAAGAGTTCgaagaaaagtttttttttaatttaacttatcttattatttttcccCTTTTATGGTAATGTGATGATTTAAAGTCCACTTCaggtctttaaataatttataaacctaGCATTAACGTTTATAGTTTTCACCGGcacttaagttttatttttattaggtgTGTATCCTTTTGTGTAGTTTTAGCAACTACGTGGgcaacactgaaaatgtttagaactggccagttacaAACATTGCTAaggaaaacttttttgaatttttaattttaaaccctttggtaacctaattgcattcatttgtcatttgtttttgtgaattggcggagaatctaaaactcttgttacacgtgaaaattaacctaacgcgagaaaattttcgatcaatgatttattataactttcgTTGTGgacttactcaacaacaaagctatacCTTTAACAGCggctactgaagataacatcagtgatGTGCGACGCAttatagaggaagataagagagctCTCtctcagcagatacgggcaagcctaggtaTCGgcatgagtcaagttcaaacaAGAAGTCAAGGGAAAAAGATGATTGACTCATTCTTTggttggttaggttaggtcatttcgcgacagttgtgctagaatatggaaggacagttactggagactggtatgtcatatatggccaaaggtggccatttcgaataaaatatttataaatatgtaggtatacattttcataatatttaataaaaatgcttttttatttgtaacagaacttatggctggactaggtataaaatatatatattttagttaataattagtaccGTAAATGGCAATTATCGCATTCatgtttccgataatgtccaaaaaggtcgactacacttatattgaaatgtaatttagatttaagaGCCCTTAAAAATGACAACTTAGTTTTCTGTTAGCGTCGCAACCCCACAATGCCTACTTTTATGCACCAATGAGGCTTTGCCAAAAATCACAAAGAAAGAGCAAGAGGGAATAGAGAGATCTATATGTCAACGTCACTATTAACGCACTTACCAAGCACCAATATCTTCCACCCTCTCCGCTAGAGGGCGTCTCGCCTGTGTGACCATCTTATACGCGTCCAAACGAATTTCAGCTATATTATTCAGTAACGCGAATAAAGGTGCCAGGGGAAACGCAGCTACGAACAATGTTACGAAGCCATATTGAAGTACtgaaaaaattaaagcatAAATTACAAACAGACATTTATCGTAGTTTGTATACTTGAATAACAAAACAGTTATAGAGTCTCAATCTATGCCCAAAGAACAGTCAAAATATTCCCCAAAATCCAATGTGAGAATCGTCTCCTTTCCAGATCAACCTCCTtaaacctatataaataaataaaacataacaaaatattgcTAAGCGCAAACCTCGAACACCACTGGACCaattacagtattttttttatttatttaatgaagatTTTTGTGGacggaaaattaaaaaaaaaactctctCTCCCTCTCTTTATCTAAGTCTTTATGGGGTAACAGAGCAACGTGTCTAATATGTTTGTGTGTAGCGACAAAAGAGGTtggctaaataataaaaaaatatattgaggCAAAAGTTCCCTGGGGTagctagtttttaataaacttgtcTATTATAGGTCAATACTTACTCATTTCTAAGTACTCGTCAAAGAGCGCAAGTCTACCAGGGTCCTGTAAGTGGTAGTCCTGTTCCCAGGCCATGTGGGGCTTACTGGGGTCCCGGGTCACCGCTCTGTGAGACCTCTGCCGCCACCAGTTCTGGAGTTTgctaaagatttttttgtttaaatagctGTTATTCAAAATAACTAGTATGACAcactttatatacataattctaTTATAGATTCGATTCCAAATTAGTATGAAAAATTTACGGTACGTAGCAATTACAAGACgtaaatattgtgtttatcGAGAAAGCTCAAAGAAATTCAGAGCaactgatatttaaaaatattgttttgaacATTGAAGGTGTCAACCTACATAACAGTATGAACTTGAAAAAGTTGCAGATGCAAATACATACACctttgtatttgttttctttatttttttcctacaataaagttaaaaaaaagtctgATTCTTTATATGAATCACAATCTagtctatacaataattatagttaagAAGTAACATtgtgttgacttaattttctacaatactagaGAATAGCTTAAACTAACGTATTATTCACTAACAGTCTTAGGTGTTCTATAAcgttttgacactatgttcgtgtgtccATCcttaattttaaccaaatattttattctttataaactCTGCGTCACTCCAGGATACTAGCCTCGGACACAACtaagatatacatatatatatagtcaatataaatttaaaactaaagttttaaaatcatcCTCCTGATAGCTTATGACCGCtacttaaaactatttaaacacACTAGCATTTACATTTCACTTGTATAAGGACTATACTTAGTTACTAAGACGTGTTCTATTaatccatttttattattattattattactatacttaagaaaattttagaaaAGCAAGCGAAAAAATCTGTTGTTCTAATCAGTATTTAGATACGTTTCGCCATATACAAaggaaatatatgtatatgcacTCGAAGAATAATAAGCACAGctatagtatttaaaacacattttgcaTACTTACGGATAACCCAACTCcacgaaattattaaaacattgctttccaatcattattattgctaattgtatacataattCAGAGAGACAGCCAGCAGGGTCACAAATGTCAccttttaatttgaaaaactcAGATTTTCTGGCTTGATCATCGCCAGGGTAGTCGTAGAAACGGCCCTAAAGAATTTCAGGAAAAAATagttatcaaaaataaatatatatatatactagctgacccggcagaCTTCGTACTGCCTTAATCGACCTAAACTAAACTTTTGTATAGTTGTATTATATGTtgacgtattgaataaaaaaagcatttttttaatgaagcatgaagttttattattattttcgacaCATCATGTTGCTTACTTTTTAACTGTTTTAGCTGACTTGAGTTAACTGAGTTTTCCTGAAATACTGGCtatttaaaaggtttaaatttctattaaaagaCACACACTGTTatgatacatatattatattactatattttttgttttgttttgtggtgcgtaaataaacaaagaagaCGGTTTTCCGACGCGCGAACACGCGACGTATAATTGTCCATGCGCGAAACAGGGAAACTCCAAGTTGATTCCGCAAACTTCTAAAGACTGTCCTAGCGATTTATTTATCGTCATCGCAAAGGCCAGACGTACTGCAAATTGTAAGCGTTTAAAATCCAATGGTAAATCCGTTGGAATCATCGGTGTTCGCGGGATCAAGACATCCTCTCGTTTGTATTTTCCTTTTATGATTGTTGCCTCAATGACGTTATTCATCAGCTTTTTCAAAGCCAGTCTTGTTCCATTGCAAAGTCGAGGTTGATTAATGTTACGCAGCATGATGACAACTGATCCTACTTTTAACTGCAAATTGTGAGGTTATCCAGGCAACTCCAGTGAATTTAAAAACTCCGTGGGATAGTTGACTACGTCATCCTGGTTCATAACGGTGTCGACTGATTTGAAGGAAACCAACTGTCTTGGAAGAAAATTCTGAATGTTCGCATTGAGATCCTCGACATCTTTATTTTTCGCTGCCAATATTGCTCGTTCACCCAGCCAATTATGGTTATTGAACTTTTGCGCTATATCTGGGAAAACACGCTGTATAAGCTCCTCTTTTGAATCTGTGATGTGACAGAAATCTGTGGGTAATGTGATGAATCCAGTCGAGATGTCCATTGCAACTTTATTATTTCCAATATCTAACAACTGCTTCGCAAACACATTTGCAGTTTCATCATGTTGCAAAAATACTCACATTTTAGTTGTTAATTGGATTGTCTTTACTTACTGCCACAAATTCGATGATTTTAGGCATGCATTTAGTTCATCAGCAACAGTTGATCGGGGAATAACTGGAAGAGTCTGACGAAAATCACCTGACAACAGAATCATGGCCtcaccaaaaatattttggttgTCACGAAGATCTTTCAATgttctgtccagcgcctccAGTGACCTCTTATGGGCCATTGTGCCTTCATGGCAAACAATTAATTTGCATACCTGTAGGATCTTGGCCATTGCGCTATTTTTGGCGATGTTGCAAATTGATGTTTCGGTGATGTGCATGTTTAATAGTAATTTCAAGGCAGAATGCGCAGTTCGTCGGTCTTCTAGCAGAGTCTATTCCAGATGAAGCCAACGTTAGAGCAACATAATTTCGCGATCTGATCCTCGCCAAAAGCAATGAAATTAAGAACGTTTTTCTGGTTTCTCCGGGAGCATCAAGGAAATAAATTCCTCCAGATCCACTGTTCACAGCTTCTATCAAAGTGTCGTACGCAATTCTTTGTTGTTGATTTAATTGTGGAACATTTGTACGTACTGTTTCGGCCAATGCTTCAATGTCGTACTGTTGTTCCCTTTGCAACTCGTGGTTTAATGCATCGTGCATATGACGATTGGGTACTGTCATTCCCAAACACGACAATACTTTATTTGCTATCAATAAACACATATCTTCTATCATGATCAATGTCTCATTGTAAATTTCTTTAGTCATTTGTAGTGTAGGATTCAAAGTTTCACGGCGCACACGATGCAAAACATTCTCAGACATGTCATCTCTATACGTAACCCACAAATCTTTTGGATTCGGGGGGAAACATGTCGATATGATAATCGCAAACAATGTATGAATTTGATGCGGCGATGAAGATATTACGGAATCCTTGAGCGTATCAGTGCGAATTGTtctcaaataaatgtaattgttGGCATGCCTCACGGTGAGTCGCACACAGCTGTTTAACTGTTCTCAGTTGTTTGAACGATGTCGGACCACGAACATTCACCAACAACAATCGCAAATAATAACATTCATCGTTACATGATCGTAACACAATATCGTCAATCGTAATACTTTTTCCGTGTTCTGatttttttggagtttacCTTTAAGCCATAAATCTCGGTGTTCtgaattattacattttttgtcGCGTTCGCGATtcacttttgtttattttcggAACGCGACATTAGATCCTCCAAAGCGCACGCGAAGACTATTTTCATAGATATGATTGAATTTGAACTAGCAGTAATAAATTGCAAATTGACTCTTTGACGATAGGAACACACCTAAATTGGTTAGACAACAGTGagtgattataatttaatatgaactttattgaatagcaataaagttcaaattgactctagaaaacgtttgtatgggaaatagaaaagggctgtttttagggttttcccggaaattattcgatttttttattagtccTTTCTAGACGTGTGTATTAATAGTGGTTCCATGTTTAAAGTATTCGATCATTACCAAAAATTGTCTCAGAATATACATGGTCTAACGGCTGATGGAATCACTTTAACTTTCTTCGAAGTGACGAGATTACggtcccttccaaatgacaaTTTGTTTGATACCCGGAGTATGTAGAAGACATGTTTTGTCCATAGTTATGAATAAACCCAAAcacataacaaacacaaaagaGACAGGAATATCACATATCACTATTCTGGGTTCCGCGGATCTTTTTTCATTTCAgttgtgtataatattatagacaCTTCCCATAGATATCTTCATTCCTTCGGCTATAAAACAGTAACATACGAACATAACAGACGATACGTAATGCCAATGTTTTAAACAGCATTCAAATCATTCGTTCAGTCTAGCGTCTGCAATTTGCCAATGTAAGGCGTGCCGTTCTAGGTTCGTCGTTAAAGGAAAAATTTCCACGCGCGATCGTAGAATATAATAGAGCATGAACTCCCAATGTTGCTAAAGTCTTGACCGTCATAAATCTACCAGGTCCGTCATAAACTTTTTCAAGCAGTTTGTATCTAATAACTGCGCGaacttcaaaattataaatttataaaaacacgtTCCGAGACGACGCAAAGAAATGaagtctatttttaaaaacggaagagatttactttttattaatgccTGTCAGTATGTTAttagctatttttttaaagtacacTGGGGCCTAAAGAAAATGTTGATATATagccaataaaaaatatatcttaccTTAAAAAATGCGATATATATGAgggatgaataaaaattgatgaaTTCAAAAAAGAAGATTTTGAACGTATAAGAATCCTCATACTCCGTGTGTGTCCGCGGATTCTCAATATTAGTAAGATATACTGCTATTTTCGcgtaaatctaaaaaataagattaatatacttaattaagCGATCGTCCTATCTGTACCAAAAACCAAATAAGTTATTTCCTCGTAAACTTGTCTTTGTATAAAACTGATATAAAAACTCATTCATTTATAAtagtcaatatatatttaaaattaacgttTTAAAAGTGTTACGTCTTTTTTCTTACCCTTgtcaaaatcataataattgaCAAGTTGATCAACGCTGCAGTCATGGCGGTGAAGATTTTCGCGTGTTTCTTGAGAAAGAACCCGCTACCACCATAGATAACAGACACCATAGATATCCTGTAGATTATTGTGCCTAACACTGCACCCATTACTACCGTTATCTGTGGGCAAAATGGCTATATTTTACCCAATGTTTTTGcgaaattaatacataattcgTTCACTAAGGAGAAAAATTACAATTCTGAGTGTTACAGAAGTTCGCAATCGCACTGTTCAGGTATTCATGGTCCTTTAGGTAGGAACgatatttttgacattatttttgcACGCATTTTGGGTCCAAGTAATTATGAGCCTAAAAAGGTGATAATATAAAACGAATGATAACCCGTTTGATTCTATTGGAGAGTTGGGATTGTAACAGACGTCATAACAATGTCAAACACGCCGTCTATTCCCGGTATTATATTGACAActcataacaaaaaaaattacaatattcaatGTTCTTATTCGAAGGGatttataattcttaaatacataagatacacaatatcgctactgtaaactctttgaaaatataaagatatcgATAGTGCCGGAGACAGCAATCAGTAAGCGCAAAGTGTTTGTTAACGGGAATCTGttctgatatatatatatatatatatatatatatatatatatatatatatatatatatatatatgtataccgaaaaggttgtagtgccactggtttttaatataaatgttatttctatacatatatttaaatctaatGAGAATATACACAAAATCTCACCATAAACAGCACAGCAGAACTAGTTGCGACGTAACGCATGGTCTTTTGCCACGGTGCTAGAAAGGGCTCTTTCTCACGCGTGACCGGGTTTGTGCGAAATGTTTTTACCGAGGTTTCGAACTCTGGGCGGATGTCTTCATCCTAGACAGATAATTAGAATATGCATTTCTGTGTCTCATATATAGAACAAAGCCCCGATTATAGAAACACTTATGACTTAAGAACGGAGGGACCgattgtaattgttatttatttataattaaaatatatattaaaaacattggaAAATTTACGAAAAAGTAAATCCAATCTATTCATGAGTTTGGCAACTGCCAAATATTTAATGGCCATCCCATCGATAAAGTAAACTGTACCCTcaataaaagaatatatttaaataaagttttcatatATCTTCAATATTCGTAAAattgtattgatttaaaaaatgtatgcatGTCAGTCATGAAACAGGATTGACAGATATATTGGTTGTCAAATATTAATGGCTGCGTCCagaaatttatattgtgtACACTAAGGAAATATATCAAGCCCCTTAAAGATACAACAAATCAAGTCGTTGCCACTCTGctgctttattaaaataaatatttattttgcatgCATTGTATTACTCTTATAAATGAAGTTCATCTCATCTGTACACGACATTCATTGACTGTTAGGCGGCACGAAGTAGGCGGTAGTATATAACctaatttaaacaattcatAAAACCTATGGACTCCTTACTTGATCAACACCTCCCAAGTCCCACTCCCACCGAAGAACAGACTGTTTCCTTTTCCATAACTCCAAGAATGTTGTTgctgaaaatgtatatataaagtcTGTTGGatttccaaaaaaataaaactaaaacatatcAATACAATAAACTGAAAATAACTCACCCCAAAACGACATAAATATAGCAAAGAACACAGTCGCGGGGTTGTCGAAGAGGTAGCTTAGTTGGGCGAAGAGACACGAATCGGATAAACTCTGGTACTGACACGCTTTATCACAGAGCGGACATAGTGTAATGTTACCAGGGCCTGACAGATCGCAGATTTCTTTACtgaaaattgttatataactaAGCGGAACTGACGCCGATGACAATTTAacgtataaaacaatttacaagaatcaaaaacaaaatagtacTAGTTAAACGGGCTTACAATCAGATTAAGCAatgtattaaatgaaaataatttaacattttgacAGTTCTGAGTGATAAACATTTATCGTCACTATTAGAATAGCTATTATATTTGTACGCATTGTTTCTGGTGAAGCCTCTCtgcattaatattaataacaaacagtAAAGGCtgcattttgtataaaaaatatatatatatcaatttatacttataaataataagagaaACACAAATCAAACggcatattaataatattgggCAAGAACCATCACAAGGACCATCTatttgaagtaaaacttctttatcggcgttgtaaaaaaatataccgtcacattttacggttacgcgtcacattattccgttacgtgtcacatttttcggttatgcgtcatctttttcttgtccctaccacggttgatttgaagagattcgaagccattaataacaaaaatatataattacgataacaatgatagtaataattctattaaaattaatgaaattctgtaataatattagtagtaataaggtaaaatttaataattgtattatttgtattcatgtctatgataataaaagccttttattaaactttatctaattaacTTTACTTAACCaacacttcttacgtgtgtacactagtacacgcacacatttttttagcCAGGATTACAAACTTTGGATCTAAGAACAACCTATGGCAACCAAGATGCCATAAAAGAAACAGAGTCCAATTAAATTATGGAAATGGCTGGAAAGACTAAGACCTGGACGAAATTGGTATACAATAAGGAAAAATGGATTACAATGGGGAAAGCCTTTCCCCGTAAGGAAACATAATTGGCTATCGTAGAGTACGAAAAACTATaactataatgtatattatgcatttctgatataaataaataaaaatacaaacaaccACTTACCTAGGTATGTTATCCCCCGAATGTATACTAGCCAGGCCGTATAGAAAACACAGTGTCCCAACAATCGCAGGCGCATATAACATCTTGGTATAAAATCCGAGCCAGGAGAAGTATAACGCTATCTTCTCCCCGAAGTATCTCCTTACTAACCACAATGGCTGCTTTTTATACCATTTGGCGGGACGAGCCCACTCCAGGTAAAGGAGCtggaattatattatttttatacattttatttaatatttgttaaggtGTTTTCTCTATATTTTTGCAAGAGCCTAGCCATTTAACAATTTCagtaactttatatttacgtaaatgggcaggaggctcatctgatattaagtgatagtGCCGCCCAGCGTAATTGCCAGAAGgtttgcaagtgcgttgccgaccttttgaATTGGAGTGCTCTTTTCTTCATTGAGAAATAATGTCcgttaaattgtatatatatatatatatatatatatatatatatatatatatatataaacatataaatgtatatgctgtacgtgtgtatgtcactgaactacTCTTAAGcagctggaccgatttgaatgaattttttgtAGGCATTTGGGTCGCGCCCTAGAttgtttagattcacaaatcagcccggtAGATGGCGCTGCACTCGGtactttcatactttgtttaaaatcCTAATCGTTTAAATATCATGCAGGACAAcatctgtcgggtccgctagttaaatatatattaacccTTGTTATACTACTAGGATATAGtctatttgtatttatgtagTTATAACTATATACTCACCCGTCTATCTGTCTGTGTTTTATCCGGGTTATCCGTATTGTATCTGCCTTCGTGTAGAGGGAAACATGCCAGATACGTCCCATCGTTTAAGAGCCGTCGTATACCCATCTAAGAAGCATTCATCATCAGtgaaacaaatgtttaaaaatatttattagtggAATTTTTATCCTAGATGGCTGGTCTTCCACGGTCCGCTTCACATGATATTGTCTTTTACGAACTAGTGAACTGTTGAATCGACTCCGGTGGGGATTTTTTCTAGGAGATACCTCCGTCCTCcatctattaaaaaaagagcATTCTCGTCCCtcaaaggccagcaacgcactcactAAAATGTGCATGGCGACGACTGCCCTATTTGCGCGTCTCGTAGGCTCGATTGCCGCCTatgctataaataaaacac contains:
- the LOC123717475 gene encoding anoctamin-4 isoform X1, translated to MDGTAAGNALNYLNRHKGFKHGKSNRLEPNLDRITFESEKFKGTQSETSSRRNSDDGGRARQEGFRQDGTSSEPPTAYITTQNVWNDLGSSTSTTRTELSLSDTVDEEVHRRRSQDLTLPGTPLHPRTPWKSADSLACDTAFGTLANIIESPANKSVPYIERCDKKMSLREELSRDSPERPKRGWRLVRNVTSAASAFIPKFKESALPGTPLPNQHNTDHENSKPSLPSYPNEKENVGETSLDGLDPDSLMFRDGRRRIDMVLAYEEEDYGVMTEAEARKREHRRTFQENLIKEGLELELENKSLSFDGKTWFLKVHIPWKTEMRLAEVIGMKLPTKRFITISVRAWSDEKLAEKDKKFYSKWRKKWKQLYEYDHSRIEPEPSFITSTERPGVRRDEQFLVKDRHTQFSPAQRSLLVMQILLRARYDNNETKMGIRRLLNDGTYLACFPLHEGRYNTDNPDKTQTDRRLLYLEWARPAKWYKKQPLWLVRRYFGEKIALYFSWLGFYTKMLYAPAIVGTLCFLYGLASIHSGDNIPSKEICDLSGPGNITLCPLCDKACQYQSLSDSCLFAQLSYLFDNPATVFFAIFMSFWATTFLELWKRKQSVLRWEWDLGGVDQDEDIRPEFETSVKTFRTNPVTREKEPFLAPWQKTMRYVATSSAVLFMITVVMGAVLGTIIYRISMVSVIYGGSGFFLKKHAKIFTAMTAALINLSIIMILTRIYAKIAVYLTNIENPRTHTEYEDSYTFKIFFFEFINFYSSLIYIAFFKGRFYDYPGDDQARKSEFFKLKGDICDPAGCLSELCIQLAIIMIGKQCFNNFVELGYPKLQNWWRQRSHRAVTRDPSKPHMAWEQDYHLQDPGRLALFDEYLEMILQYGFVTLFVAAFPLAPLFALLNNIAEIRLDAYKMVTQARRPLAERVEDIGAWYGILKGITYAAVVSNAFVIAYTSDFIPRMVYKYVYSPDNTLSGYIDHSLSLFNTSDYREDWGADETEIDPPTCAYRGYRNPPSHKDPYGLSPHYWHVFAARLAFVVVFEHVVFGLTGLMQLFIPDIPTELKTQIQRETLLAKEAKYEHGRRRLSTEYRQLINQKGENSERQGPWMRRTSRASDGLDAHVAVSQRPSSPQITD
- the LOC123717475 gene encoding anoctamin-4 isoform X2, which codes for MCTEERSLVRKTLKMSLREELSRDSPERPKRGWRLVRNVTSAASAFIPKFKESALPGTPLPNQHNTDHENSKPSLPSYPNEKENVGETSLDGLDPDSLMFRDGRRRIDMVLAYEEEDYGVMTEAEARKREHRRTFQENLIKEGLELELENKSLSFDGKTWFLKVHIPWKTEMRLAEVIGMKLPTKRFITISVRAWSDEKLAEKDKKFYSKWRKKWKQLYEYDHSRIEPEPSFITSTERPGVRRDEQFLVKDRHTQFSPAQRSLLVMQILLRARYDNNETKMGIRRLLNDGTYLACFPLHEGRYNTDNPDKTQTDRRLLYLEWARPAKWYKKQPLWLVRRYFGEKIALYFSWLGFYTKMLYAPAIVGTLCFLYGLASIHSGDNIPSKEICDLSGPGNITLCPLCDKACQYQSLSDSCLFAQLSYLFDNPATVFFAIFMSFWATTFLELWKRKQSVLRWEWDLGGVDQDEDIRPEFETSVKTFRTNPVTREKEPFLAPWQKTMRYVATSSAVLFMITVVMGAVLGTIIYRISMVSVIYGGSGFFLKKHAKIFTAMTAALINLSIIMILTRIYAKIAVYLTNIENPRTHTEYEDSYTFKIFFFEFINFYSSLIYIAFFKGRFYDYPGDDQARKSEFFKLKGDICDPAGCLSELCIQLAIIMIGKQCFNNFVELGYPKLQNWWRQRSHRAVTRDPSKPHMAWEQDYHLQDPGRLALFDEYLEMILQYGFVTLFVAAFPLAPLFALLNNIAEIRLDAYKMVTQARRPLAERVEDIGAWYGILKGITYAAVVSNAFVIAYTSDFIPRMVYKYVYSPDNTLSGYIDHSLSLFNTSDYREDWGADETEIDPPTCAYRGYRNPPSHKDPYGLSPHYWHVFAARLAFVVVFEHVVFGLTGLMQLFIPDIPTELKTQIQRETLLAKEAKYEHGRRRLSTEYRQLINQKGENSERQGPWMRRTSRASDGLDAHVAVSQRPSSPQITD